One window of the Gimesia chilikensis genome contains the following:
- a CDS encoding DUF1990 family protein: MQLLIRMPDSRQILQFIESQAQQDFTYSQVGATRNQSAPAGFRVDHNRICLGQGAVVYEQAKQALTDWQHYRFDWLHLYRLDAPPAAGQTVAALAHVLGIWVLNACRIVYVLEETEPLTRFAFAYGTLPDHAECGEERFQVEWHPDDDSVWYDLYAFSRPNTLLSKIALPYVRSKQKQFARESLQAMHQAVTKKTN; this comes from the coding sequence ATGCAGCTACTGATCCGAATGCCCGACTCCCGGCAGATACTCCAGTTTATCGAGTCACAGGCACAGCAGGACTTTACCTATTCTCAGGTAGGAGCCACCCGCAACCAGTCGGCCCCTGCCGGATTCCGTGTCGATCACAATCGCATCTGCCTGGGGCAGGGGGCAGTGGTTTATGAACAGGCAAAACAGGCCCTGACGGACTGGCAGCATTACCGCTTTGACTGGCTGCATCTGTATCGCCTCGACGCACCGCCGGCCGCGGGACAGACCGTTGCCGCACTGGCGCATGTGCTGGGGATCTGGGTTCTGAATGCCTGTCGGATCGTTTACGTGCTGGAAGAAACAGAGCCCCTCACCCGCTTCGCTTTTGCCTACGGCACGCTTCCCGACCACGCCGAGTGTGGCGAAGAACGTTTCCAGGTAGAATGGCACCCCGATGATGATTCCGTGTGGTACGATCTCTATGCGTTTTCCCGACCAAATACGCTGCTCTCAAAAATTGCCTTGCCTTATGTCCGCAGCAAACAGAAACAGTTCGCCCGCGAGTCTCTGCAGGCCATGCACCAGGCCGTCACGAAAAAAACGAATTAA
- a CDS encoding FAD-dependent monooxygenase, translating to MSHSQTLPSHTPVLIVGAGPTGLSLAIELVRRNVECLLIDRNPAPLPFDRATVIHSRSLECFETMGTIDEFLARGHIMRGFNIFAFGKKVAQTSFESLECRHPYDLNLAENETEEILTARLESLGGRVSRGWSLEGLNQTDTEVTAALKSAEGVETTVTADWLVGTDGIHSRVRESIGVSVAGHQYPARWGVVDGYLPNWQHEPDRAAIQIDAPALNPVPMPGNRWRIYFRVFDETQTDHLLEQIDAGLASLSPGIRLQDPDQPMLYHTFRQLSAHYRSSRVLLAGDAAHACSPIEGHGMNTGIQDSFNLGWKLAHVIKGEAGDGLLNSYELERRPIANAVGVSGDVAEELRTIPDEPAAVERVKRALCAMLLPARGQLQAAEAETEISFHYRDSPLVRGYHAAGATAQQNWLGPRPGDCLPEAGPLFHLQTAATLTLFDLLRSTGHLLLWLATDELEAPNAPDLEYALQPGDTCVVISTALPEKFEHSDSTRAKWLIDETGSVHAKLGIIDPTLFLIRPDGHIALRCEPPQLEQVTAYYQLLQT from the coding sequence GTGAGTCACTCGCAGACACTACCATCACATACGCCGGTTTTGATTGTCGGAGCCGGACCGACGGGTCTTTCCCTGGCCATCGAACTGGTGCGGCGGAACGTTGAGTGTCTGCTCATTGACCGCAATCCAGCACCGCTCCCTTTCGACCGGGCCACCGTGATTCACAGCCGCTCGCTGGAATGTTTCGAGACGATGGGGACTATCGACGAGTTCCTCGCACGCGGTCACATCATGCGGGGCTTCAATATCTTCGCCTTCGGTAAAAAAGTCGCTCAGACCAGTTTTGAAAGTCTGGAGTGCCGCCATCCCTATGACCTGAATCTCGCTGAGAATGAAACCGAAGAGATTCTCACCGCACGTCTGGAAAGCCTGGGAGGCCGGGTCTCTCGAGGCTGGTCACTGGAAGGACTGAACCAGACCGACACTGAAGTGACTGCCGCTCTCAAATCGGCAGAGGGAGTCGAAACAACGGTCACCGCCGACTGGCTGGTCGGCACCGATGGTATTCACAGTCGTGTCCGTGAATCGATCGGAGTGTCTGTCGCCGGTCATCAGTATCCGGCCCGCTGGGGTGTCGTCGACGGATATCTCCCCAATTGGCAACACGAACCGGACCGGGCCGCGATTCAGATCGACGCACCTGCCCTTAATCCGGTTCCTATGCCAGGGAATCGCTGGCGAATCTATTTCCGGGTTTTCGATGAAACCCAGACAGACCATCTGCTGGAACAGATCGACGCGGGGCTGGCTTCACTCTCTCCCGGAATCCGTTTGCAGGATCCGGACCAGCCGATGCTCTATCACACCTTTCGCCAGTTGAGTGCCCATTACCGATCCAGCCGGGTGCTTCTCGCAGGTGATGCCGCACATGCCTGCAGTCCCATTGAAGGGCATGGCATGAATACGGGCATTCAGGATTCCTTCAACCTGGGCTGGAAACTGGCGCACGTCATCAAGGGAGAAGCTGGCGACGGTCTGCTGAACAGCTACGAACTCGAACGCCGCCCCATTGCCAACGCAGTTGGTGTCTCGGGGGACGTTGCCGAAGAATTACGCACGATCCCCGACGAACCAGCGGCCGTCGAACGGGTGAAGCGTGCCTTGTGTGCGATGCTGCTCCCCGCCCGGGGACAACTGCAGGCAGCCGAGGCCGAAACCGAAATCAGCTTTCACTATCGCGACAGTCCCCTGGTCCGCGGCTATCATGCCGCTGGAGCAACCGCACAACAGAACTGGCTCGGCCCCCGACCCGGCGACTGTCTGCCCGAAGCCGGTCCGCTGTTCCATCTCCAGACAGCCGCAACTCTCACGCTATTCGATTTGTTGAGATCAACCGGTCATCTGCTCCTCTGGCTGGCCACGGATGAGTTAGAAGCACCCAATGCTCCTGATCTTGAATATGCTCTGCAGCCCGGTGATACCTGCGTTGTCATCTCCACAGCACTGCCGGAAAAGTTCGAACATTCAGATTCTACTCGAGCCAAATGGTTAATTGATGAAACTGGTAGCGTCCATGCAAAACTGGGGATCATCGATCCCACCCTGTTCCTGATCCGTCCCGATGGCCACATCGCTCTCCGCTGCGAGCCTCCCCAACTGGAACAGGTGACGGCTTACTATCAGCTTCTGCAGACATGA
- a CDS encoding sialidase family protein → MSFKRYSLGLLLLLFVSSFALAREPETTLVPQDWDPVQAGNQVMQRLVRVTGKEVKGAHDAEMVLTGNRAYIVAEVNDTRAGESAGWPEIYCALSIVNLKTLALEKVIPFARSEQAFQNATLPVGACFVPRILQLNEHTLRCYFASEQPGKRQAQTWYRDFNLQTQSFADTIHKAKLKTAAGRFDMQPQYFHADAAAQGFDKKAKDFGLYLFDSFKEFDGQTYVAINNFPGKQNALAKINPDCDTFEIIGHYNEPQSVALSESAVNRLPDGSWMAICRNDGGKRNYYFTTSADGRKWSVGQQLPFVPNGTNSKPTFDRFGDTYYLGWQEATKIDGVTRSVFNIDISRDGKTWERKYRFETPHSFQYPAFCEYDGAIWLAVTQGDHSPSRKERIMFGKLEDSGASLSKVDRKQ, encoded by the coding sequence ATGTCATTTAAGCGATACTCCCTGGGATTACTGCTACTGTTATTTGTCAGTTCATTTGCCCTGGCACGGGAACCTGAAACTACACTGGTTCCGCAGGATTGGGACCCTGTCCAGGCGGGAAATCAGGTGATGCAACGTCTGGTGAGGGTGACTGGCAAAGAAGTCAAAGGTGCCCACGATGCCGAAATGGTGCTGACGGGCAATCGTGCTTACATCGTGGCTGAAGTCAACGACACCCGTGCCGGGGAAAGTGCAGGCTGGCCGGAAATCTACTGTGCCCTGTCGATCGTCAACCTCAAGACGCTCGCCCTTGAGAAAGTCATCCCCTTCGCCCGCAGCGAACAGGCATTTCAAAATGCCACACTGCCCGTAGGCGCCTGTTTTGTACCCCGCATATTACAGTTGAATGAGCACACGCTGCGCTGCTACTTCGCCAGCGAGCAACCAGGCAAACGACAGGCACAGACCTGGTATCGCGATTTTAATCTGCAAACGCAGAGTTTCGCTGATACCATCCACAAAGCAAAACTGAAGACCGCCGCGGGAAGATTCGATATGCAGCCCCAATATTTTCACGCGGACGCGGCGGCACAGGGATTCGATAAGAAAGCGAAAGATTTCGGACTCTATCTGTTTGATTCGTTTAAAGAGTTCGACGGACAGACCTATGTCGCGATTAATAATTTTCCAGGCAAGCAGAACGCGCTGGCGAAGATCAATCCAGACTGTGATACGTTTGAAATCATCGGGCACTATAACGAACCACAATCAGTGGCGCTCAGTGAGTCTGCGGTAAATCGCCTGCCGGACGGTTCCTGGATGGCAATCTGTCGCAACGATGGCGGCAAGCGGAATTACTATTTCACCACCAGCGCAGACGGGCGAAAGTGGAGTGTCGGTCAACAACTCCCCTTCGTTCCAAATGGAACGAATTCCAAACCGACGTTCGACCGGTTTGGCGATACCTACTACCTCGGCTGGCAGGAAGCCACAAAAATCGACGGCGTCACGCGGAGTGTCTTCAATATCGATATTTCACGAGACGGGAAAACCTGGGAACGCAAATACCGTTTTGAGACGCCTCACTCCTTTCAGTATCCTGCTTTTTGTGAGTACGACGGAGCGATCTGGCTGGCAGTCACCCAGGGAGATCATTCGCCCAGTCGCAAAGAACGTATCATGTTTGGCAAGCTGGAAGACAGCGGCGCATCGCTCTCCAAAGTGGATCGCAAGCAGTAA
- a CDS encoding DUF6797 domain-containing protein: MKALVRLPFLVCLLCCAFPTLSFSQEPSSSLEQQLQQAPLNRLAQAARLRGNPERGALVFYKSVAACIKCHDSGANATPLGPDLTKADQNASDENLVESILFPSRKIKQGFETVNIVTSAGKLISGLVAEDRPDALVLRDAANLGQEIVVPKDDIDERTSGSKSMMPEGLVATLHDQAEFYDLVSYVFEIARGGAQRAAELKPSAEELIVKDDTQNLDHAGILKRMNQRDFAEGERIYHGLCKNCHGVDGNTPSLPTARAFETQPLKFGADPYRMFLTLSKGNGLMGPMQHLSPKERYQVVHYIREKFMKPGNPAYQRVTPDYLKQLPPGTESGEFDLEIERDFGPALASQLSRITTSALTVKLNAETTISYDLHTLNQAGLWQDGFLDLSETQHIRGRGEGVPEPEGKQLAGLAGWQWGHDGTLDYSREKLRPRGPLPAEWLRYHGHYVHENQLVLSYAIDDREILELPQAIPGKTAVRHSLRIGPGKGLVLSTATPQIPDAVAFIAGPGNQSSMERTQDATGTLAFCGQLETGTFAASAVRGDIKGMTWHVDDKQRFVLSIPADQESRLIEISCFMGKEEADYDAAQTLIREAEQTEVTDPRSLIHGGKANWPDILTTVGYPGLETGAYALDTITIPRETPWNTWFRTSALDFFPDGRMVVSTHGGDIWIVSGLDQGLLKLKWKRFAGGLYEPFGIKVVDDLIYVTCKDRLTRLHDLNQDGEADFYESFSADTDVSRFFHSFNFDLQTDSQGNFYYTKCGQYTSYALPGAVIKVSPDGKQRDVVCTGFRTPNGMGMLPDDRMTVSDNQGNWIPASKISLVKPGGFYGYVQTHAGGKNWAPDGGRIDHRKVIPPKTFDQPLIWMPQDYDNSSGGQLWVDDPRWGPLSGRLLHTSFGKGWMYYLMLQDFEDVSQAAIIKLPFHFSTGIHRARVNPADGQVYAVGLDGWNGGGRRGLRDQGIQRLRYTGKPLSMVTDCQVEADGLRIDFSFPLDPKSASDLKSYFAEQWNYHWRPEYGSDMFSPATDRPGKDKLNIKRALLSADGKSVKLMVPDLKPVNQVYLKLNLKAESGEPFAEEVYWTINRVPKP; encoded by the coding sequence ATGAAAGCTCTTGTGCGTCTGCCATTCCTGGTTTGCCTGCTCTGTTGTGCGTTTCCTACCCTGAGCTTCTCTCAGGAACCGTCGAGTTCCCTGGAGCAACAGCTCCAGCAGGCCCCCTTAAACAGGCTGGCACAGGCAGCCCGACTGCGCGGGAATCCGGAGCGAGGGGCACTGGTCTTCTATAAATCGGTCGCCGCCTGTATCAAATGCCACGACAGTGGCGCCAACGCAACTCCCCTCGGTCCCGACCTGACCAAGGCAGACCAAAACGCCAGCGATGAAAACCTGGTTGAATCGATTCTCTTCCCGTCCCGCAAGATCAAGCAGGGCTTCGAAACGGTCAACATCGTCACCAGTGCAGGGAAGCTGATTTCCGGCCTGGTTGCCGAGGACCGTCCTGACGCTCTGGTGCTCCGCGACGCAGCCAACCTGGGTCAGGAAATTGTCGTCCCCAAGGACGACATCGACGAACGAACCAGCGGTAGTAAGTCGATGATGCCCGAGGGACTCGTGGCGACACTGCACGATCAGGCCGAGTTTTATGATCTGGTCAGCTATGTCTTTGAGATCGCCCGCGGCGGTGCGCAACGGGCAGCGGAACTCAAGCCGTCAGCGGAAGAACTCATTGTTAAAGACGATACCCAAAACCTCGATCATGCAGGAATCCTCAAGAGGATGAACCAGCGTGATTTTGCCGAGGGGGAACGTATCTACCACGGACTGTGCAAGAACTGTCACGGTGTGGACGGCAATACGCCTTCGCTTCCCACCGCCCGGGCCTTCGAGACACAGCCGCTCAAATTCGGTGCGGACCCCTATCGGATGTTTCTCACGCTCTCAAAAGGAAACGGTCTGATGGGCCCGATGCAGCATCTGAGCCCCAAAGAACGCTACCAGGTCGTGCACTACATCCGCGAAAAGTTCATGAAACCGGGGAACCCCGCCTATCAACGTGTGACGCCCGACTATCTCAAGCAGCTCCCCCCGGGTACGGAATCCGGAGAGTTTGATCTGGAGATCGAACGTGACTTCGGGCCGGCCCTCGCTTCGCAGCTCTCCCGAATCACCACCAGCGCGTTGACCGTTAAGCTGAATGCAGAAACGACGATCTCCTATGATTTGCATACTTTGAATCAGGCGGGACTCTGGCAGGACGGATTTCTCGATTTGAGTGAAACCCAGCATATCCGGGGGCGTGGCGAAGGAGTTCCTGAACCAGAGGGCAAGCAACTCGCCGGCCTGGCTGGCTGGCAGTGGGGACATGACGGAACGCTCGATTATTCTCGTGAGAAATTACGTCCCCGTGGACCGCTGCCCGCTGAGTGGTTGCGATATCACGGTCACTACGTGCATGAAAATCAGCTGGTGCTCTCGTATGCCATCGATGACCGGGAAATTCTGGAACTTCCCCAGGCGATCCCGGGTAAAACCGCGGTCCGGCATAGCCTGCGAATCGGTCCCGGGAAGGGACTGGTGCTGTCCACCGCAACACCTCAGATTCCCGATGCTGTAGCCTTCATTGCTGGCCCGGGAAACCAGAGTTCAATGGAACGCACACAAGACGCTACCGGTACACTCGCCTTTTGCGGGCAGCTTGAGACGGGAACGTTTGCGGCCAGCGCCGTCCGGGGAGACATAAAGGGGATGACCTGGCATGTCGACGATAAACAGCGTTTCGTGCTTTCGATTCCAGCCGACCAGGAATCGCGGCTGATTGAGATCAGCTGCTTCATGGGTAAAGAGGAGGCAGATTATGATGCGGCACAAACCCTGATCCGGGAAGCGGAGCAGACAGAAGTGACCGATCCCCGGTCCCTGATTCATGGAGGAAAAGCCAACTGGCCCGACATCCTGACCACCGTCGGTTATCCGGGTCTGGAAACGGGCGCTTATGCCCTGGATACGATCACTATTCCGCGTGAGACGCCCTGGAATACCTGGTTTCGGACTTCGGCCCTCGATTTCTTTCCGGATGGACGGATGGTGGTTTCCACGCATGGGGGTGATATCTGGATCGTTTCCGGTCTCGATCAAGGTCTCCTGAAGCTGAAATGGAAGCGCTTCGCGGGAGGACTCTACGAACCCTTCGGCATCAAGGTGGTCGATGATCTGATTTATGTAACCTGCAAGGACCGTCTGACGCGACTGCACGATCTGAACCAGGATGGCGAAGCCGATTTCTATGAGAGCTTCTCTGCAGACACCGATGTCTCTCGATTCTTCCACTCTTTTAACTTCGATCTTCAGACCGATTCGCAAGGCAATTTCTATTACACGAAGTGTGGTCAATACACGAGTTATGCCTTGCCGGGGGCGGTGATTAAAGTCTCTCCCGATGGCAAGCAGCGGGACGTTGTCTGTACCGGATTTCGGACTCCCAATGGGATGGGCATGCTGCCCGATGACCGGATGACCGTGAGTGACAACCAGGGGAACTGGATCCCCGCTTCGAAGATCAGCCTCGTCAAGCCGGGCGGTTTTTATGGCTACGTTCAGACTCACGCAGGTGGGAAGAACTGGGCCCCCGATGGAGGACGGATCGATCATCGCAAAGTGATTCCCCCGAAAACATTCGATCAACCATTGATCTGGATGCCTCAGGACTACGACAATTCCTCAGGAGGCCAGCTGTGGGTAGATGATCCCCGCTGGGGACCGTTGTCAGGACGTCTGTTACACACCAGCTTTGGTAAAGGCTGGATGTATTATCTGATGCTGCAGGATTTCGAGGATGTGAGCCAGGCGGCAATCATTAAGCTCCCCTTTCACTTCAGCACGGGTATCCACCGGGCTCGCGTCAACCCGGCGGACGGTCAGGTTTATGCGGTTGGTCTGGACGGCTGGAACGGCGGGGGACGCAGAGGTCTCCGTGACCAGGGGATTCAGAGGCTACGATACACTGGCAAACCTTTATCGATGGTGACGGACTGCCAGGTGGAAGCAGACGGTCTGCGGATTGACTTCAGCTTCCCACTCGATCCGAAGAGTGCCTCGGATCTTAAATCCTACTTCGCCGAGCAGTGGAATTACCACTGGCGACCCGAATACGGATCAGACATGTTTTCTCCTGCGACCGATCGTCCCGGAAAAGACAAGCTGAACATCAAGCGTGCCCTGCTCTCCGCAGACGGGAAGAGCGTGAAACTAATGGTGCCTGATTTGAAACCGGTAAATCAGGTGTATCTCAAGTTGAATCTCAAAGCAGAGTCCGGTGAACCGTTTGCTGAAGAGGTTTACTGGACGATCAATCGGGTGCCCAAGCCTTGA
- a CDS encoding EF-hand domain-containing protein: MRNLSTFLTLFALLLFASDAFAQRGGGGRGGGGPRGGGGGMQMGQGGGQCQGGGGGASGGGSQMQMMMRGGNLTTDQSATDAVEVVTQMLMSMDRNRDGMISANEVPAPLQSRLNGADANGDGVLNRQEQLAVIDRAKILSGRSNATGIGLNETIFRQLDRNRDQIISRNEVPPSLQRMFRALDSNQDGSLDSEEQTAVLAKVQNRLNPGAQRKKDPAL, from the coding sequence ATGCGAAACCTCAGTACATTTCTCACTTTGTTTGCGTTGCTGCTGTTTGCCAGCGACGCCTTTGCCCAACGGGGCGGAGGTGGTCGTGGTGGTGGCGGTCCGCGTGGCGGTGGTGGCGGGATGCAGATGGGTCAGGGAGGCGGCCAGTGCCAGGGAGGCGGTGGTGGAGCTTCCGGCGGTGGAAGTCAGATGCAGATGATGATGAGAGGAGGCAACCTTACCACGGACCAGTCTGCAACGGATGCAGTCGAAGTGGTCACCCAGATGTTGATGTCGATGGATCGGAACAGGGATGGCATGATTTCAGCCAATGAAGTACCCGCGCCATTACAGAGCCGTTTAAATGGTGCTGATGCAAACGGTGACGGAGTCTTAAACCGACAGGAACAACTGGCTGTGATCGACCGGGCCAAAATTCTCAGCGGCCGCTCCAATGCAACGGGAATCGGTCTGAATGAGACGATCTTTCGACAACTCGATCGCAACCGGGACCAGATCATCAGTCGCAACGAAGTTCCTCCTTCACTGCAGCGGATGTTCCGTGCTCTGGATTCAAATCAGGATGGGTCTCTCGACTCTGAGGAGCAGACTGCCGTTCTGGCTAAAGTTCAGAATCGCTTAAACCCAGGAGCGCAACGTAAGAAAGATCCAGCCTTGTAA
- a CDS encoding leucine-rich repeat domain-containing protein, producing the protein MKVWVLVSISLLCSGCWQSSRESAIDAIEAAGGRVAFERNPDEIGKSKGEKSVSTIRLNEIPVDDSILVHVSQFPEVKVLHIIGTDITDQGLNQLSDLQELQWLFITNNQISDAGFNCFQDLSQLRDLVLGGTKITDESLKKIQGCSDLISLNVVRTSVSDAGLQCISSLHKLQTLYLNETKISDAGMHHLQGLKALQTLSLSQNSITDAGMEPVSHLVNLQMLDLTHTGVADEGLKQIAGLRQLKTLSLDNTGVTDDGMKYLKDLSLLNVLNLSDTKLTDAGLKQLVDLPALESIYLSQTKVTDKALEYLIEMPALKSFNLTGNQITDSGLQVFGQSDKQWSRISFAETQITDAGLISLGKARIDLELTLDKTAVTDAGLQHLAGISELWGISLRDCKITDQGVQTLLKFPSLKTFYLDGTAVTDASLELFKEKPEVLILSLNNTSVTDDGIRHLEGLTDMHMLYLNHTAITDKSLTYLRKMDRLFELHLEGTAVTEEAAEEFEHFMNQTGQFCTVYR; encoded by the coding sequence ATGAAAGTATGGGTGTTAGTCTCAATCAGCCTGCTATGCTCAGGCTGCTGGCAGTCATCGCGTGAATCAGCAATCGACGCCATAGAAGCAGCAGGCGGCCGTGTTGCCTTTGAAAGGAATCCTGATGAAATAGGGAAAAGCAAGGGAGAGAAATCAGTCTCGACAATCAGGCTGAATGAAATTCCCGTCGATGACTCTATTCTGGTACACGTGAGCCAATTTCCCGAGGTCAAAGTTCTGCATATTATTGGCACAGACATTACAGATCAGGGACTGAATCAACTTAGTGATCTGCAGGAACTGCAGTGGCTCTTCATTACCAATAATCAGATATCTGACGCTGGCTTCAATTGCTTTCAGGACTTGAGTCAACTCCGAGATTTAGTTCTTGGCGGAACTAAGATCACGGACGAAAGCTTAAAAAAAATTCAGGGATGTTCAGACTTGATATCCTTGAACGTAGTCCGGACTTCTGTTTCCGATGCGGGGTTACAGTGTATCAGCTCATTGCATAAGTTGCAGACGCTCTACCTTAATGAAACGAAAATCTCAGATGCAGGCATGCATCATCTGCAAGGATTGAAAGCTCTGCAGACGTTGAGTCTCAGTCAGAACTCAATTACAGATGCCGGTATGGAGCCAGTCAGTCATCTGGTCAATCTGCAAATGCTTGATCTTACGCATACGGGAGTCGCTGATGAGGGACTGAAACAGATCGCAGGGCTCAGGCAGCTGAAGACTCTGTCACTCGATAACACGGGTGTCACAGATGACGGGATGAAGTACCTCAAAGACCTTTCACTGTTAAACGTTCTCAATCTGTCTGATACAAAACTGACTGACGCCGGCCTGAAGCAACTGGTTGATTTACCCGCTCTGGAGTCAATCTACCTTTCCCAGACTAAGGTGACGGACAAGGCGCTGGAGTATTTAATTGAAATGCCTGCGTTGAAAAGCTTTAATTTGACCGGGAATCAAATCACCGACAGTGGTTTACAGGTTTTCGGTCAATCTGATAAACAGTGGTCGAGGATCAGTTTTGCTGAGACTCAAATCACGGATGCGGGTTTAATTTCACTGGGAAAAGCGCGAATTGATCTTGAACTCACATTAGATAAGACGGCGGTGACGGATGCCGGTCTGCAGCATCTCGCTGGGATCTCTGAACTCTGGGGGATTTCTCTCAGAGATTGTAAAATCACCGACCAGGGAGTCCAGACTCTCCTGAAATTCCCAAGCCTGAAGACGTTTTATTTAGATGGCACCGCAGTGACTGATGCGAGTCTGGAGTTATTCAAGGAGAAACCAGAAGTTCTGATTCTCTCGCTGAATAACACCAGTGTTACCGATGATGGAATTCGGCATCTAGAGGGTTTAACAGATATGCACATGCTGTATCTGAATCATACGGCAATCACAGACAAAAGCCTGACCTACCTGAGAAAGATGGATAGACTGTTCGAACTGCATCTGGAAGGGACCGCCGTAACGGAAGAAGCTGCTGAGGAGTTCGAGCATTTCATGAACCAGACCGGTCAGTTCTGCACCGTGTATCGTTAA
- a CDS encoding protein-disulfide reductase DsbD family protein: MSHNRSFRYLLWLACSVGLFVGCAEPYSEKQVAEKQAPETQAAAPDHPRAPEDTSEHPGSEQAKHTDRSEGEQVSVVLTVPEQPVQPGMQFPLTVKFKIAPLWEIRTIDAQPEKLATHLELKLPDGFQTQGEWQVPPTGRSMSFDSHPVYSGEAVFQRTIEVGKKVPAGPCSVTCQIHYQACDEQRCLSPVQKDLKVTVKVKPAQSARN, translated from the coding sequence ATGAGTCATAACCGAAGTTTCCGCTACCTGCTCTGGCTGGCCTGCTCCGTCGGGCTGTTTGTCGGTTGTGCTGAGCCGTACTCCGAAAAACAGGTAGCGGAGAAACAGGCTCCGGAAACGCAGGCTGCTGCCCCTGATCACCCGAGAGCCCCCGAAGATACATCGGAGCATCCAGGCTCCGAGCAGGCAAAACACACCGATCGCAGTGAGGGGGAACAGGTTTCAGTCGTACTGACGGTTCCAGAACAACCTGTCCAGCCGGGGATGCAGTTTCCCCTGACGGTGAAATTTAAAATTGCCCCCTTGTGGGAGATCCGCACGATCGATGCCCAGCCGGAAAAACTCGCCACACACCTTGAGTTGAAGCTTCCGGATGGATTTCAGACGCAGGGAGAGTGGCAGGTTCCTCCTACAGGCAGATCGATGTCATTCGACAGTCACCCGGTATATTCGGGAGAGGCAGTGTTTCAACGGACGATTGAGGTTGGCAAGAAGGTACCCGCCGGCCCCTGTTCTGTGACCTGCCAGATACACTACCAGGCCTGTGATGAGCAGCGTTGCCTGAGCCCCGTACAGAAAGACCTTAAGGTGACCGTAAAGGTCAAGCCTGCGCAGTCAGCGAGAAATTGA
- a CDS encoding FG-GAP repeat domain-containing protein, with translation MIVRCTLPLIVLILSVSTGHFCKAEDVFEKPVRLKADGKIIDTGDHWGHSSPCIEDIDGDKLDDLILGDFRGNFQIYKNVGRSDAPVYTSAGKVQADGKDAAVRIYCCVGGQPRFVDLNGDGIRDFISSSYDPGYCYFFRGLKDHKFAAPEVLKDQSGEPVQSAVKPKQNFQSFGSFYMPVDWDDDGDFDLLIGCFDGHLKLRMNEGTAKEYAFATENQTVKAGGKPLEVEKHCCPVVADWDQDGLWDLLAESDEGSVTWFKNVGSRSKPEFAAGEVLVPKHSGNGTKGYNLVIWNEKEITPGIRSQIEVVDYNRDGKLDLLLGDFNTAYDLRKDLTKQEKAEVEILLSQSTTIGKAYGDKMEALRADFTKRYPGDLIYSDKATKEWSEAYKKLRESPEAKELDQYDTEFTSQMRPYLASTQGKGNRSHDLAKSHGYVWLFLRK, from the coding sequence ATGATCGTTCGCTGCACATTGCCACTGATTGTCCTGATATTGTCTGTTTCTACTGGTCACTTCTGCAAGGCGGAGGACGTATTCGAAAAACCGGTGCGTCTTAAGGCGGATGGAAAGATCATCGACACCGGTGACCACTGGGGACACAGCAGTCCCTGTATCGAGGATATCGACGGCGACAAACTGGATGATCTGATTCTGGGGGACTTCCGGGGGAACTTTCAAATCTATAAAAACGTGGGACGCAGCGATGCACCCGTTTATACCAGCGCCGGTAAGGTGCAGGCAGATGGAAAAGATGCCGCCGTCAGGATTTATTGCTGTGTGGGTGGGCAGCCGCGATTCGTCGACCTGAATGGCGATGGCATCAGAGATTTTATCAGCAGCTCTTACGACCCCGGTTACTGCTATTTTTTTCGTGGTCTCAAGGATCATAAGTTTGCCGCCCCTGAGGTATTGAAAGATCAGTCAGGTGAGCCGGTCCAGAGTGCAGTCAAACCCAAACAGAATTTTCAGTCTTTCGGCAGTTTCTACATGCCCGTCGACTGGGACGATGACGGTGATTTTGATTTATTGATCGGCTGTTTCGACGGACATCTGAAGTTACGTATGAATGAGGGTACTGCGAAGGAGTATGCCTTCGCTACGGAGAATCAGACGGTCAAAGCGGGTGGCAAACCACTGGAAGTGGAAAAACATTGTTGCCCGGTTGTAGCAGACTGGGACCAGGATGGCCTGTGGGACCTGCTGGCAGAGAGCGATGAGGGGAGCGTGACCTGGTTTAAAAATGTGGGTTCCAGGTCAAAACCGGAATTCGCCGCGGGAGAGGTCCTCGTTCCCAAACATTCCGGCAACGGAACGAAGGGCTACAACCTGGTGATCTGGAACGAGAAAGAGATCACTCCCGGCATTCGTTCCCAAATCGAAGTCGTGGATTATAACCGGGATGGAAAACTCGATCTGCTGCTGGGCGATTTCAATACAGCGTATGATCTGCGAAAAGATCTGACCAAGCAGGAAAAAGCAGAGGTCGAAATACTGTTGTCACAGTCAACAACAATCGGTAAAGCGTATGGTGATAAAATGGAAGCGCTGCGTGCGGACTTCACAAAACGCTACCCGGGAGATCTGATCTACAGCGACAAAGCAACAAAGGAGTGGAGCGAGGCCTACAAAAAACTCAGAGAGAGCCCCGAAGCGAAAGAACTTGATCAATATGACACCGAGTTTACCAGCCAGATGCGTCCCTACCTGGCGAGTACCCAGGGCAAAGGGAATCGCAGTCATGATCTGGCGAAGTCTCACGGTTATGTCTGGCTGTTCTTGAGGAAATGA